The following proteins are co-located in the Desmospora profundinema genome:
- a CDS encoding acetyltransferase, producing the protein MKANQQAIAIIGAGGHARVVADILTRVQPTRRQVFFANTAHDSWNPSPLFPDDPTVMESVPFNIKGWHVAIGDPTIRKEKIQFLLHKGWTVYHAIHDRSTLASTSVIGDGTAVMAGAVLNPGAQTGTGCIVNTQAVLEHDSRIGHYVNVGPGAVLAGSAEVGSGSEVGAGAIILPGIRVGTHCVVGAGAVVTRDLKDGSVAVGVPARPIRTI; encoded by the coding sequence ATGAAAGCGAACCAGCAGGCGATCGCTATTATCGGCGCTGGAGGGCATGCTCGGGTGGTGGCGGACATCCTTACGCGAGTCCAACCGACGCGGCGTCAGGTCTTCTTTGCCAATACCGCCCATGACAGCTGGAATCCTTCCCCTCTATTCCCCGACGACCCCACTGTGATGGAGTCCGTTCCTTTTAACATCAAGGGATGGCATGTTGCGATCGGGGATCCGACGATCCGGAAGGAGAAAATACAGTTTCTGCTTCATAAAGGATGGACGGTCTATCACGCGATTCACGACAGAAGCACCTTGGCTTCCACTTCCGTCATCGGAGACGGAACGGCTGTCATGGCCGGTGCCGTACTGAATCCCGGAGCCCAAACAGGTACGGGCTGCATCGTTAATACGCAAGCCGTCTTGGAGCACGACAGTCGCATCGGCCACTATGTCAACGTAGGACCCGGAGCCGTTTTGGCCGGCTCCGCAGAAGTGGGCTCCGGCTCCGAGGTGGGAGCCGGAGCCATCATTCTCCCAGGAATTCGGGTGGGGACCCATTGCGTCGTGGGAGCGGGAGCAGTCGTCACCCGTGATTTGAAAGACGGAAGTGTGGCTGTCGGTGTTCCCGCCCGTCCAATCCGAACCATTTGA
- a CDS encoding DegT/DnrJ/EryC1/StrS family aminotransferase: protein MRILLARPDIDEREIQSVTNVLRSGVLSLGPRTAEFEARFARRFGRAYGVALNSGTSALHVAVKALGLGPGDEVITTPYSFIASGNCLLYEGVRPVFVDINPETLTLDAAQVEAAITPRTRGILPVHLFGQVCEMDVIREIADRHHLKMIEDACEAIGATWKGKPAGTWGEAAVFGFYPNKQITTGEGGMLLTDDPGLRDLALSLRNQGRDPGSQWLQHDRVGYNYRMSELQAALGLVQLERLEEILARRADVAKRYIQLLRHYRVPVDLPRIPEACQISWFVFIVILPQGIQRERVIHHLGSNGIQSRAYFPVIHLQHDFYSRFDFRPGNFPVSETMAERTLAIPFFNQITPKEQEKVIGELAIALKKEGFDANR, encoded by the coding sequence ATGCGTATTCTCTTAGCCCGTCCCGATATCGATGAACGGGAAATCCAATCGGTAACAAACGTGTTGCGATCGGGGGTGCTCAGCCTCGGCCCCCGGACAGCAGAATTTGAAGCCCGGTTTGCCCGCCGCTTCGGCCGCGCTTACGGAGTCGCTCTCAACAGCGGGACCAGCGCCCTTCACGTGGCGGTAAAAGCCCTCGGCCTCGGACCGGGTGATGAAGTCATTACCACTCCCTACAGTTTCATCGCTTCCGGTAACTGCCTTCTCTATGAAGGGGTGCGGCCGGTCTTTGTCGACATCAACCCGGAAACACTCACATTGGATGCCGCTCAGGTGGAAGCGGCCATCACCCCGCGTACCCGCGGCATTCTACCCGTCCACCTATTTGGTCAAGTATGTGAGATGGATGTCATCCGGGAAATCGCGGACCGCCACCATCTGAAGATGATCGAAGATGCCTGTGAAGCCATCGGAGCCACCTGGAAAGGAAAGCCTGCCGGTACATGGGGAGAGGCGGCCGTGTTCGGTTTCTATCCGAATAAACAGATCACAACCGGAGAGGGAGGCATGCTGTTAACGGATGACCCCGGTCTCCGTGATCTGGCATTAAGCCTGCGCAATCAGGGACGGGATCCCGGTTCCCAGTGGCTTCAACATGATCGTGTGGGCTACAACTACCGCATGTCTGAGTTACAGGCCGCTCTCGGCCTCGTTCAGCTGGAGCGCTTGGAAGAGATCCTCGCTCGCCGCGCAGACGTTGCCAAACGGTATATCCAATTGCTCCGCCACTACCGTGTTCCCGTCGATCTTCCCCGGATTCCCGAGGCATGCCAGATCAGTTGGTTTGTCTTTATCGTCATTCTGCCCCAGGGGATCCAACGGGAACGGGTAATCCATCACCTAGGAAGCAACGGAATTCAAAGCCGGGCGTATTTCCCCGTCATCCATCTACAGCATGATTTTTATTCCCGTTTTGATTTCCGGCCTGGAAACTTCCCAGTCAGCGAAACCATGGCGGAACGCACGCTGGCAATCCCTTTCTTTAATCAAATCACACCGAAGGAACAGGAAAAAGTGATTGGCGAACTGGCTATTGCCCTAAAAAAGGAGGGATTCGATGCAAATCGGTGA
- a CDS encoding N-acetylneuraminate synthase family protein encodes MQIGDRFLGDDRGIMIIAEAGVNHNGSAELALRLVKAAHLAGADAIKFQLFRADRLVAPNTRTAAYQKKAGYSDQRTMLQGLELPEEDWIRIRKACDNKGIAFLATPFDMESAAFLHRLGVDLFKVGSGDLTCLPLLHHLATYGKPLLLSTGMATIQEIQATLSCIPLKVKTALLHCTSAYPAPYQDLNLRALAPMRKAFGDCIGYSDHSEGIEVPIAAATMGYRILEKHMTLDRRLSGPDHRASLSPSEFTTMIRAIRHVEAAMGRAVKKPALSERETMKVVRRGLYIKHDLPAGSRLRESDLECLRPQTGLGAERWNAVIGCTLRVTKRKGDTLREQDLKETIRYD; translated from the coding sequence ATGCAAATCGGTGACCGTTTTCTCGGAGATGATCGCGGCATCATGATCATTGCTGAGGCCGGTGTGAACCATAACGGCTCCGCAGAGTTGGCCCTGCGCCTGGTGAAAGCCGCTCATCTGGCAGGTGCCGACGCGATTAAGTTTCAGCTTTTTCGAGCGGATCGCCTCGTCGCTCCCAATACAAGGACAGCCGCTTATCAGAAGAAGGCCGGTTATTCGGATCAACGAACGATGTTGCAAGGCCTGGAGCTGCCGGAGGAAGATTGGATCCGAATTCGGAAGGCTTGTGATAACAAAGGAATCGCTTTCCTCGCAACCCCCTTCGATATGGAAAGTGCCGCTTTTCTCCACCGGCTCGGCGTCGATCTGTTTAAGGTGGGGAGCGGAGATCTGACTTGCCTCCCTTTGCTTCATCATCTGGCCACGTATGGCAAGCCGCTTCTCCTCTCCACCGGGATGGCAACCATTCAGGAAATCCAGGCGACACTGTCTTGTATCCCTTTAAAGGTGAAAACGGCTCTCCTGCACTGCACCTCCGCCTATCCGGCCCCTTACCAAGACTTAAACCTGCGGGCTCTCGCCCCCATGCGCAAGGCCTTTGGAGACTGTATCGGTTACTCGGACCATTCGGAAGGGATCGAAGTCCCCATAGCCGCGGCCACGATGGGGTATCGCATCCTGGAAAAGCACATGACATTGGACCGCCGGTTAAGCGGCCCCGACCACCGTGCTTCCCTGAGCCCCTCTGAATTTACAACCATGATACGCGCGATCCGGCATGTGGAAGCGGCCATGGGCAGGGCAGTCAAAAAACCCGCTCTCTCAGAAAGGGAGACGATGAAGGTGGTTCGTCGCGGTTTGTATATCAAACACGATTTGCCTGCGGGTTCTCGTCTGAGGGAGTCCGATTTAGAATGCCTCCGCCCTCAGACGGGACTCGGGGCGGAGCGCTGGAACGCTGTAATCGGTTGTACCCTTCGTGTCACCAAGCGTAAGGGCGACACGTTAAGAGAACAAGATTTGAAAGAGACGATCCGGTATGACTAA
- the neuC gene encoding UDP-N-acetylglucosamine 2-epimerase, translating to MTKKPSDIQIAVVTGTRADYGIYRPLLFELEKDPRFSPQLVVTGMHLLEEYGRTKREIEQDGFTILASPSILVKGDSTRAMAQTTGLALLYFADLFAQASPDGVLLLGDRGEMLAAGIAAHYLNLPIFHLHGGEKSGSADDAVRHALSQLADWHLTATHEARDVLIQSGIPSCTIYAVGSLRKSGIQAIKLWPSSCIKKLERRYRLNTPQKKVLVAIHPDSKDPLSFQEQITTVTNALAPIKECSWFVVGPNSDAGGERFRVELESFARQKKGLFLPSIPSDHFLFLLSRVDLMVGNSSSALIEAPFFRLPALDIGNRQKNRIRGDNVFHAAYDSKQIYTLAQRCLNEEYRKFKRNPYDITEHPEQAVLSVLGEVFADRFSGSE from the coding sequence ATGACTAAAAAGCCATCCGACATTCAAATCGCAGTGGTCACCGGAACACGGGCAGACTATGGGATCTACCGTCCTCTTTTATTTGAACTGGAGAAGGATCCGCGCTTTTCCCCCCAATTGGTGGTAACGGGAATGCATCTTCTGGAAGAATACGGTCGAACCAAGCGGGAGATTGAACAGGATGGTTTCACGATACTCGCCTCCCCCTCCATCCTGGTAAAAGGAGACAGCACACGCGCCATGGCCCAAACCACCGGTCTGGCCCTCCTTTACTTTGCTGATCTGTTCGCTCAGGCTTCACCCGATGGTGTTCTTCTGCTTGGCGATCGGGGAGAGATGTTGGCAGCCGGGATCGCTGCCCATTATCTCAATCTTCCTATATTCCATCTGCACGGCGGGGAAAAAAGCGGTTCGGCCGATGATGCCGTGCGGCATGCACTCTCTCAATTGGCCGACTGGCACTTAACCGCCACCCATGAAGCCCGGGATGTCCTCATCCAGTCAGGTATTCCCTCCTGTACCATTTACGCAGTCGGCTCCCTCCGCAAATCCGGTATTCAAGCCATCAAATTATGGCCGTCCTCCTGTATAAAAAAGCTGGAACGTCGTTACCGTCTGAATACCCCCCAAAAAAAAGTGCTGGTGGCCATACATCCCGACTCAAAAGACCCGTTGTCCTTCCAGGAACAAATCACGACTGTCACCAATGCCCTCGCTCCGATCAAAGAATGTTCCTGGTTCGTGGTGGGACCCAACAGCGATGCAGGAGGCGAACGATTCCGAGTCGAGCTGGAATCGTTCGCGCGACAGAAAAAAGGACTTTTTCTGCCCTCGATCCCCTCTGATCACTTTCTATTTCTACTTTCTCGAGTCGATTTAATGGTTGGAAACAGCAGCAGTGCATTAATCGAAGCCCCGTTTTTTCGTCTGCCGGCTCTCGATATCGGCAATCGCCAAAAAAACAGAATCCGTGGAGATAATGTCTTCCATGCAGCCTATGATTCCAAACAGATTTACACCCTTGCCCAGCGGTGTCTAAATGAAGAATACCGCAAATTCAAACGGAATCCATACGATATCACCGAGCATCCTGAACAGGCCGTTTTATCCGTGCTCGGTGAGGTATTTGCGGATCGATTCTCTGGAAGTGAGTAG
- a CDS encoding CDGSH iron-sulfur domain-containing protein, with the protein MANVKIQTMDRGPLIVRGEVELVDAEGNRFETKKQFALCRCGLSQNKPFCDGAHSGNFEDCVRAKNVL; encoded by the coding sequence ATGGCGAATGTGAAAATCCAGACGATGGATCGCGGACCGTTGATTGTACGTGGAGAGGTGGAGTTGGTGGATGCCGAGGGGAACCGGTTTGAAACAAAAAAACAGTTTGCCCTTTGCCGATGCGGATTGTCTCAAAACAAACCATTCTGCGATGGTGCGCATTCCGGCAACTTTGAAGATTGCGTACGAGCAAAAAACGTGCTGTAA
- a CDS encoding DUF4870 domain-containing protein — protein MDNENQSEVVPKKRESSTGLDPKVAALLCYVLGWVTGLIFLLMEKENRFVKFHAWQSIITFGGLTVLSLVANFIPILGQIISFLLFPISLVLWIVLMVKAYQEEWYKLPVAGDIAENQLK, from the coding sequence ATGGATAACGAAAACCAATCTGAAGTGGTGCCAAAGAAAAGAGAATCGTCGACAGGCTTGGATCCGAAAGTGGCAGCGTTATTGTGTTATGTCTTGGGCTGGGTGACGGGTCTCATCTTTCTGCTCATGGAAAAGGAAAATCGATTTGTGAAATTTCACGCCTGGCAGTCCATCATTACCTTTGGCGGATTGACTGTGTTAAGCCTTGTCGCTAATTTCATCCCCATTCTCGGTCAAATTATCAGTTTCTTGCTTTTCCCTATTTCGCTGGTCCTCTGGATCGTCCTTATGGTCAAGGCCTATCAGGAAGAATGGTATAAACTGCCCGTGGCTGGTGACATCGCCGAAAACCAACTGAAGTGA
- the htpX gene encoding protease HtpX — translation MKRIFLFIIVNVLVLTTIVIFTSIFGVGNYITSQGIDYGTLLAFSAIVGFSGAFISLAISRMMAKWMMGVRVLSPDDPNLTQDERWLIEQVHSMSRKAGISEMPQVGIYDSPEVNAFATGPTKNRSLVAVSTGLLDRMDSDAVEGVIGHEVAHIANGDMVTMTLLQGVINTFVVFLSRIAAFAVSRFVREEMAGIVHFVCIILFQIIFSILGSIVVMAFSRYREFHADRGGADFAGKDKMIHALRSLQNHVDMVDDSQTSMQTMKINNKSGLLKLFSSHPDLDERIARLERS, via the coding sequence ATGAAGAGGATTTTTCTGTTTATCATAGTCAACGTGCTGGTCCTGACAACCATCGTTATCTTTACTTCCATTTTTGGCGTCGGCAACTATATCACATCACAGGGAATCGATTACGGAACCCTGTTGGCATTTAGTGCCATCGTCGGTTTTTCGGGCGCGTTTATCTCGCTGGCCATCTCACGCATGATGGCGAAGTGGATGATGGGCGTCCGGGTGCTGTCTCCCGATGATCCCAACCTGACCCAAGACGAGCGTTGGCTCATCGAGCAAGTGCATTCGATGTCCCGTAAAGCAGGGATTTCCGAAATGCCCCAAGTAGGAATCTACGATTCTCCGGAAGTGAACGCCTTTGCGACCGGCCCCACCAAAAACCGCTCCCTTGTGGCTGTTTCCACCGGTTTGTTGGATCGGATGGATTCGGATGCTGTTGAAGGAGTGATCGGCCATGAAGTAGCCCATATCGCCAACGGCGACATGGTGACCATGACCCTGTTGCAAGGCGTAATCAACACCTTTGTTGTCTTCCTGTCCCGGATTGCAGCTTTTGCGGTTTCGCGATTCGTACGGGAAGAAATGGCCGGGATCGTCCACTTCGTCTGCATCATCCTGTTTCAAATCATTTTCTCCATTTTGGGCAGTATCGTCGTGATGGCTTTCTCCCGCTACCGGGAATTCCACGCCGATCGCGGTGGAGCCGATTTTGCTGGAAAAGACAAGATGATACACGCGCTGCGCTCGCTCCAAAACCATGTGGATATGGTGGACGACAGCCAGACATCCATGCAAACGATGAAAATCAACAACAAATCCGGATTGCTGAAGCTTTTTTCCAGCCACCCGGACCTGGACGAGCGCATCGCCCGTCTGGAACGCTCCTAA
- a CDS encoding AraC family transcriptional regulator, producing the protein MDWLERMNGALSYIEENLTNDIDYREVARIACCSEYHFKRMFSFIAGVTLSEYIRCRRLTLAAFDLKNTHVKVIDVAIQYGYNSPDAFSRAFRSLHGVTPTAARNNGHLLKAYPPITFQLSIRGGTVMNYRIEEKDAFQVVGIKKRVKLINSGINPEIVQVWESISEETLSQIEALSNLEPLGPLNVCANFSEEGSEQGELDYYIAAATTQKCPDHLTKLEIPAFTWAVFEVAGDWPEVQEVWGRIYSEWFPTSGYEHGEGPEILGSRDHTSEIWIPVVSN; encoded by the coding sequence ATGGATTGGCTGGAAAGAATGAATGGCGCATTAAGTTATATCGAAGAAAATCTGACGAATGACATCGACTATCGGGAAGTCGCAAGGATTGCTTGCTGTTCGGAGTATCATTTTAAACGAATGTTTTCTTTTATCGCCGGTGTGACTCTGTCCGAATATATCCGTTGCCGGCGCCTGACTTTGGCTGCGTTTGATTTGAAAAATACCCACGTAAAAGTAATCGATGTGGCGATTCAATACGGATACAACTCGCCGGATGCGTTTTCCAGGGCTTTCCGAAGCTTACATGGTGTTACCCCTACTGCTGCAAGAAATAATGGCCATTTACTGAAGGCTTATCCTCCTATCACCTTCCAACTATCGATCAGGGGAGGAACGGTCATGAACTATAGAATCGAGGAAAAGGATGCTTTTCAAGTAGTCGGGATCAAAAAACGGGTCAAGCTGATCAACAGCGGAATCAATCCGGAGATCGTTCAAGTATGGGAAAGCATCAGTGAGGAGACGCTTTCGCAAATCGAGGCACTCTCCAACCTTGAACCTTTAGGCCCGCTAAACGTTTGTGCGAACTTTTCTGAAGAGGGATCAGAACAGGGGGAGCTGGATTATTATATTGCCGCTGCCACGACCCAAAAGTGTCCGGATCACTTGACGAAGCTGGAAATTCCGGCTTTCACATGGGCCGTGTTTGAAGTGGCGGGCGACTGGCCGGAAGTACAGGAGGTTTGGGGAAGAATCTATTCAGAATGGTTTCCCACATCCGGTTATGAACATGGAGAGGGTCCGGAAATCCTGGGCAGTCGTGATCACACAAGTGAAATATGGATTCCGGTTGTTAGCAATTGA
- a CDS encoding tetratricopeptide repeat protein — translation MRTVELQEIGEIIRKIRKRRGLRLEDLADDNISVATISNIERSVPHVSMEKALYLLDKLNIETSQIPYLLTQEEKEMRRIQLELETVESLWKLKRYEKAVNKIEDLDLDDAHPFAATAAYLKGKCLIDKGKTKQAERSLYNAIKLANQNPYNNSTNVEAASFCELAIIAYVQNDLDGALQFVNSAWGAFQKDGDRQYIRFIIHVNKAIYLEKLGRINEGMRVIEAIWDSLYEIDEVETLLTFYWLRNEFMRRTGAFEDAVEYIHKGLPLAVRNNQYKFIFEFWTQLGCIYTSLDEKEKAESCFDTALNVNELLPDPKVASTTYTKLGTLYMQQNKLAEAKETINQAINISDKYNDVPRLTYALMLMGDLLKNRKEDQDAITYYQRSLELSQKHHLKYREYKLLLKLAQCWHQLNEQEFQKCIRNMYEVKVELINKEGDIFEEQD, via the coding sequence ATGAGAACTGTCGAACTTCAAGAAATCGGCGAAATTATAAGGAAGATTCGAAAGCGGCGCGGACTCCGATTGGAAGATTTGGCGGACGACAACATCTCCGTCGCCACCATCAGTAATATTGAACGTAGCGTGCCCCATGTCAGCATGGAAAAAGCCCTGTATCTATTGGACAAGCTTAACATCGAAACCAGTCAAATCCCGTATCTCTTAACCCAAGAGGAAAAAGAAATGAGACGGATTCAGTTAGAACTCGAAACCGTCGAATCTCTTTGGAAACTCAAACGCTACGAGAAAGCAGTAAATAAGATCGAAGATTTAGACTTGGATGATGCCCACCCCTTCGCCGCTACTGCTGCGTATTTGAAGGGGAAATGTCTCATTGATAAAGGTAAAACGAAACAGGCGGAACGGTCATTATATAACGCCATCAAACTAGCCAATCAAAATCCCTACAACAATAGCACCAACGTTGAAGCCGCCAGTTTTTGCGAACTAGCAATTATCGCTTATGTACAAAATGATTTGGATGGGGCGCTCCAATTCGTCAATAGTGCGTGGGGGGCTTTTCAGAAAGACGGGGATCGGCAGTACATTCGTTTTATTATCCACGTAAACAAAGCCATTTATCTGGAGAAGCTGGGCCGAATCAATGAAGGCATGCGCGTGATAGAAGCAATATGGGATTCTCTTTATGAGATTGATGAAGTGGAAACCCTCCTCACCTTTTATTGGCTGCGTAATGAGTTCATGCGCCGAACGGGAGCCTTTGAGGATGCTGTGGAATATATTCATAAAGGGTTACCGTTGGCCGTTCGCAACAATCAATATAAGTTCATTTTCGAGTTCTGGACTCAATTGGGCTGTATTTATACGAGCCTTGATGAGAAAGAAAAAGCGGAATCGTGCTTTGATACCGCACTAAATGTAAATGAATTGTTACCGGATCCAAAGGTGGCTTCCACCACTTATACCAAACTAGGCACTCTCTATATGCAACAAAATAAACTTGCAGAGGCGAAAGAAACTATCAATCAAGCAATCAATATCTCCGATAAGTACAACGATGTTCCACGCCTAACCTATGCATTGATGCTTATGGGTGATTTGCTGAAAAATAGAAAAGAAGACCAAGATGCGATCACATATTATCAACGCTCCCTTGAGCTATCACAAAAGCACCATTTAAAGTACAGAGAGTACAAGCTATTGCTTAAACTCGCGCAATGCTGGCACCAATTGAATGAGCAGGAATTTCAAAAGTGTATCCGGAATATGTATGAAGTAAAAGTCGAACTAATCAACAAGGAGGGTGACATTTTTGAGGAACAAGATTAA
- a CDS encoding N-acetylmuramoyl-L-alanine amidase has protein sequence MLQRNIHQAMSPVLKKYGLRDRGRKVDTQAARGRIHVVRATKMKACLTENLFIDTKKDADLLKKSSFLQEVAVAHADAIARTEGLKKKTVPAPTPSPSPSTGKAKYRVVAGSYEHRGNAEDQVKRLKGKGFEAFILPIE, from the coding sequence TTGTTGCAACGGAACATCCATCAGGCGATGTCACCGGTATTGAAAAAATACGGTCTGCGGGATCGGGGCCGGAAGGTGGACACTCAGGCAGCGCGAGGCCGGATTCACGTTGTCCGAGCAACGAAGATGAAGGCATGTCTGACCGAGAACCTTTTCATCGACACTAAGAAGGACGCGGACCTCCTGAAGAAGTCTTCTTTCCTCCAGGAGGTGGCGGTGGCACATGCTGATGCTATCGCTCGGACGGAAGGGTTGAAGAAGAAGACGGTACCGGCTCCGACACCGTCCCCCAGTCCTTCTACGGGTAAGGCTAAATATCGAGTGGTGGCTGGATCGTATGAGCATCGAGGGAATGCAGAGGATCAGGTAAAACGACTGAAGGGAAAAGGGTTTGAAGCGTTCATTTTGCCAATCGAATAG
- the groL gene encoding chaperonin GroEL (60 kDa chaperone family; promotes refolding of misfolded polypeptides especially under stressful conditions; forms two stacked rings of heptamers to form a barrel-shaped 14mer; ends can be capped by GroES; misfolded proteins enter the barrel where they are refolded when GroES binds): MAKEIKFSEDARRSMLRGVDALANAVKVTLGPKGRNVVLEKKFGSPLITNDGVTIAKDIELEDKFENMGAQLVKEVATKTNDVAGDGTTTATVLAQAMIREGLKNVAAGANPMVIRRGIEKAVNAAVEEIKNIAKPVETRESIAQVASISANEAEVGELIAEAMEKVGNDGVITVEESKGFATELEVVEGMQFDRGYISPYMITDSDKMEAVLDDPYILITDKKITNVQEILPMLEKVVQQGKPLLIIAEDLEGEALATLVVNKLRGTFNAVAVKAPGFGDRRKAMLQDIAILTGGQVITEDLGMDLKTADFSALGRARQVRVTKEETIVVDGAGDRSEINSRVNQIRQQLEETTSEFDKEKLQERLAKLAGGVAVIKVGAATETELKERKLRIEDALNSTRAGVEEGMVSGGGTALVNVLHAVENVDATGDELTGVNIIRRALEEPLRQIAFNAGLEGSVVVERAKKEEVGIGFNAATGEWVDMIKAGIVDPAKVTRSALQNAASVAAMVLTTEAVVADQPEEEAPAPGGGMGDMGGMGGMGGMM; this comes from the coding sequence ATGGCGAAGGAAATCAAGTTCAGTGAAGATGCACGCCGCTCGATGTTGCGCGGTGTGGATGCTTTGGCCAATGCTGTGAAAGTGACCCTCGGTCCCAAAGGCCGCAATGTGGTGTTGGAGAAAAAGTTCGGTTCTCCGCTTATCACCAATGATGGGGTGACCATTGCCAAAGACATCGAACTGGAAGATAAGTTCGAAAACATGGGTGCTCAATTGGTGAAAGAAGTGGCGACCAAAACCAACGATGTGGCTGGCGACGGAACCACCACCGCAACGGTTTTGGCTCAGGCCATGATCCGTGAAGGGTTGAAAAACGTGGCAGCCGGTGCCAACCCGATGGTAATTCGCCGCGGGATTGAAAAAGCCGTCAACGCTGCTGTGGAAGAGATCAAAAACATCGCCAAGCCGGTTGAAACCCGCGAATCCATCGCACAAGTGGCTTCCATCTCCGCTAACGAAGCAGAAGTGGGCGAACTGATCGCCGAAGCCATGGAAAAAGTGGGCAATGACGGTGTGATTACGGTGGAAGAATCCAAAGGGTTCGCAACCGAGCTGGAAGTGGTCGAAGGGATGCAATTTGACCGCGGCTACATCTCTCCTTACATGATCACCGATTCCGATAAAATGGAAGCGGTGTTGGATGATCCGTATATCCTGATCACCGACAAGAAAATCACCAATGTACAAGAGATCCTGCCGATGCTGGAGAAAGTGGTACAACAAGGCAAACCTCTCCTGATCATCGCCGAAGATCTGGAAGGGGAAGCGCTGGCCACCCTCGTAGTGAACAAACTGCGTGGAACCTTCAACGCTGTCGCTGTGAAGGCTCCCGGATTCGGTGACCGCCGTAAAGCCATGCTGCAGGATATCGCCATCCTGACCGGCGGCCAAGTGATCACCGAAGATCTGGGTATGGATCTGAAAACCGCCGACTTCAGCGCTCTGGGTCGCGCCCGCCAAGTGCGTGTAACCAAAGAAGAGACGATTGTGGTGGACGGTGCCGGTGACCGCAGCGAGATCAACAGCCGCGTCAACCAAATCCGTCAACAGCTGGAAGAAACCACGTCCGAATTCGACAAAGAAAAACTGCAAGAGCGTCTGGCCAAGTTGGCTGGCGGTGTCGCCGTTATCAAAGTGGGTGCCGCTACCGAAACCGAATTGAAAGAGCGTAAGCTGCGCATCGAAGACGCCCTCAACTCCACCCGTGCCGGTGTGGAAGAAGGGATGGTCTCCGGCGGTGGGACCGCTCTGGTCAATGTGTTGCACGCAGTGGAGAATGTGGATGCAACCGGTGACGAGCTGACCGGTGTCAACATCATCCGCCGCGCACTGGAAGAGCCGCTGCGTCAGATCGCATTTAACGCCGGCCTCGAAGGTTCCGTCGTCGTGGAACGGGCCAAGAAGGAAGAAGTGGGTATCGGCTTCAATGCTGCTACCGGTGAGTGGGTCGATATGATTAAAGCGGGTATCGTGGATCCGGCCAAAGTGACCCGCTCCGCTCTGCAAAACGCGGCTTCCGTGGCCGCGATGGTCCTGACCACCGAAGCCGTAGTGGCTGATCAGCCGGAAGAGGAAGCCCCTGCTCCCGGCGGTGGCATGGGAGACATGGGCGGAATGGGCGGCATGGGCGGCATGATGTAA
- the groES gene encoding co-chaperone GroES, whose product MIKPLGDRVVLEAVEKEETTASGIVLPETAKEKPQEGRVIAVGTGRYENGQKVALEVNEGDRVIFSKYAGTEVKVGDKEYLILRESDILAVVD is encoded by the coding sequence GTGATCAAACCGTTGGGAGATCGTGTCGTTCTCGAAGCAGTCGAGAAAGAAGAGACAACCGCCAGTGGGATTGTCTTGCCGGAGACGGCGAAGGAAAAGCCCCAAGAGGGTCGCGTGATTGCAGTTGGTACCGGCCGCTATGAAAACGGCCAGAAAGTGGCGCTGGAAGTGAATGAAGGTGACCGCGTGATTTTCTCCAAATATGCGGGCACGGAAGTAAAAGTAGGCGACAAGGAATACCTCATCCTGCGGGAGAGCGACATTCTGGCCGTCGTCGACTGA